The following nucleotide sequence is from Deltaproteobacteria bacterium.
ATATGAACACGGCGAGTCGATCCATAGCCTACCTTTTCAGCGATGATCCCAGGTTGGAACAGGCCATGGCCTACAGACAAGAGCTCACTTATCTGCCGTTTATTTCCAGGATGCAGATGGAGCCCTACCTGAAATCCTTTCTGGAGTGCCTGCGACCCACGTATAAGACAGCTATCGCCACGAATCGGTCAGACACCATGAATCAGGTTTTGGTGCAGCATGGGCTGGAGGAATATTTTGATCTGGTCGTATCAAGTCTTGACGTCAAGCGCCCCAAGCCTGATCCTGAGTCTCTCCTCAAGGTTTTGAGCCATTTCGGTCTGTCCACGCACGAGGCCATTTATATCGGGGATTCGGAAATTGACGAATTGGCCGCAAAGGCGGCGGGAATCCCTCTTGTGGCTTACAAGAACAGGGATCTTTTAGCTGCCTATTATGCTGAACACTTCAAAGATATTGAGGTCTTGCTGGGAAGAAGAGATTGAGAACTCACCCGTTCTTAATATAGAGCACTGCCAGGATGACGGTTTCCTTGTCCCCGTGACACCGGACTAGGTGGGGAATGGTGGAATCGTAGTATATGCTGTCACCAGGGTTAAGCACGTCCGTGTAATCTTCCAGGATGACCTCCATGGCCCCTTGCAGGACATAGATGAACTCCTGTCCTTCATGTTCAGAGAGCTCTTTTTTTGCCTTGGACGGCACAAGGGTCACCATAAAGGGTTCCATGTGGCGATCTTTCTTGTCCGGCGCCAGGGATTCATAGGTGTAGCCATATTGATCCCCCTGGGCGGAAGTATAGCGGGAAATGATTTGTCGTTCATCCTTTCGGACCACGGTGAAGGGCTTCACTTCGCCAGTTGAGATAAACCGGCCCAGCTTCATGTCAAGGGCCTTGCCAATCTTAATCAATACACCCAACGGAGGGGAAAGCTCGTCTGCCTCAATTCGTTCCAGATATTTCGTGCTTAAGCCTGTCCGCTGCCCCACATCTTCAGTGGTCATGCCTTTTTCATTGCGAACCATGCGCACCCGCTGGCCAACTGAAGCAGGTTGATCTTCCTCTTTAGTGCCTTTTTCTAAAGGCTTTACTTCTTCGGTTGTCTCAGAAGAAAAATCACCTATGTCTTCCAAGAAATCCCTGTAGGCGTCTGCCGGCTTTTTTCCATTTGTCATAAGAGTGCTCCAGGAATGAAAGATTTTACTTCTAAGTCACAGCCTTGAGAAAGCTCTCTAATCCCTTCATGCCGTCTACGTTGTACACCTCATGCGGGTAAGTATCCGGAACGATTTTGCGAAGGAGCCCGCTTAATACCTTTTTCGGCCCAACCTCAACGAAAATTTCGATGTTCTCATCTTGCATTTTGCACATTGACTCGTACCATCGAACAGGGCTGCAAAGCTGGCTAGACATGATTTCCTTGATCCCATCAGGATCTGATTCGTAATCTGCCGTTACATTGAACAGTACCGGCGTGTTGGGAACGTCAAATGGCATCTTTCCTATGAAGGCATTGAAATCTTCCTCAGCTCCGCGTATCAACTCGCTGTGCCATGCCCCGCTTACTTTCAGAGGAATCCCTTTTCCTCCGTGGGCCGCAGCCAGCTCGGACGCGTATTCCACGGCATCGGGCGCTCCGGTGATGACGATCTGCTGTGCCGTGTTGTGATTGGCAACGGCCACGATTCCCTTTTCCTGCGCCTCGTCAACAATTTGACGCACCGTATCGATATCAAGTTTTACTATGGCATGCATGGCCCCCTTGTGTTTGGTCGCCTCGCGATGCATTAGGTGGCCCCTCTTAAAGACCAGCTTGCACGTGTCTTCACCGCTAGTTACTCCAGCGGCCCTAAGAGCGCTGTACTCTCCAAGGCTGTGGCCTGCGGTCAGATCAGGCTCGATCCCTTCCTTTTCGAGCGCAGCCAGGCAAGCCATGTTCACTGCTGTAACTGCCGGCTGAAGGTTCACGGTCATGGTGAGGTCTTCCATGGGACCCTTAAAACAGAGCCTTGATATGTGGCTCTTTGTCACTTCGTCCACCATGTCGAAGATCTCACGGACGAAATCATATTCCTGATACATGTCAAGGCCCATCCCAACCACCTGGGAGCCCTGTCCGGGAAAAAGAAAAGCTAGTTTTTTCTTCAAGGCATAAATCCTATTAGCCACTGGTCACTGGTTGTAGGTCCTACTTGTTTCGTCATATCGCTTCACGCCTCCGGTTCCGGCTCCTTTTCATCCGACTCATCGAGGTTGAAGAGCCTGCGTGTGATGTCCACACGAAGGGATTTCATGTCCTTGTGCCCGTCTTGTTTTAAGAAGACAGTGGGGTCGTGCAAGATCTTATTGACAAGGGCTGTGGTCAACCGGTCAATGGCAGCCCTGTCCTTCTCGGATACTGAATGGAGACAGCTAAGTGTTTTTTTCAGTTCTTTTTGGCGGATCTCCTCCATCTTATCTCTGAGGCCGACAATGGTGGGCACCACATCGAGGGCTCGGAACCATCTCCGAAACTGAACGACAGCGGCATCTACAATCCGCTCCCCTCTGAGCGCCTCCTGCTGACGCTCCTCTATGTTTTCCTGAATGGCGCTTTTCAGATCATCAATATCGTAAACATATACATTATTGATCCGGTTGATCTCGGGGTCTATATCCCGTGGCACGGCAATGTCAATAAAAAAAAGGGGCCGGTTTCTGCGGGCGCGCATGAGCCCCTTAAAATCATTCCGGACCAGGACATATTGGCGAGCCCCGGTTGAACTGATAACGATGTCCACCTCTTTGAGATAGTTGCGAATCTCTTCGAATCGGATGGCCGTTCCCCTGAATCTCTCGGCAAGTTCAAGCCCTCGCTCAAACGTCCGGTTGGCCACAAAGATGGGCCTGGCCCGATTATTGACCAGGTGCTCGACGGCCAGTTCCGCCATTTCGCCTGCGCCAAGGAGCAAGACGGCTTTTCCTTCAAGTTCGCCAAAGATCTTACGACCCAACTCTACAGCCGCATAGCTAATGGATACGGCGTGGTCTCCAATACCTGTTTCCGTGCGCACCCGCTTTGCCACCGAAAATGACTTGTGCATGAGGCGATTCAGAATCACACCGCAGGTCCCGTAATTACACGCATCCGCGTAGGAGTCCTTGATCTGCCCAAGGATCTGCGGTTCGCCAACGACCATGGAATCGAGGCTTGAAGCCACACGAAAGATGTGGCGCACGGCTTCATCCCCGTTGTATACATAAAGCGCTTGTTCAAAGGTATGACGCGGTGTGTCCTTGAATTCGGCTATGAAGTCCTTTAGGGCCTCAACGGCCTCGGGCGCATCTTGGGTGGCCAGGAGAAACTCCACGCGGTTGCAGGTGGAAAAGAGGGCGATCTCGTCCACACAGTGGTGTTGGTGCATGGTCTCCAGAATTTGTGCGGTGTCTTCACTGGAAAAGGCCAAGCGTTCCCGCACCTCCACGGGGGCTGTTTTATGATTAAGGCCTATTGCGACAATATGCCTTCTTAGTGCCATTTAGCTAGTCTCCAGAAATTCCCCAAAACAGCCCTGGCTTATTGAGAAGTTTCATACTGGCGTTATAACCCCTCTGTGAGAAATTTATCTCCAGAAGAAGAGAAAAAACGTAAAAATGAGTATAACAAATCCCACAATTGTCATAATGGCGGCTCGCCTTCCTCGCCACCCAACAGCCAGACGCTCATGGAGCAAGGCCGCATATACGAGCCAGGTTATGCCTGCAAAGATCTCTTTGGGGTCCCAACTCCAGAAGCGACCCCGGACCATCTGGGCATAGATAACGCCTGTAATGATCCCAAAAGTGAGCATGGGAAATCCCACAATAAGACTTGCATAGCCGACGGAATCAAGGAGTTTGAGGGATGGCAGCCTGCGAAAGAAAAATCCGCGCCTTTTGTCTTTGATTGTGTTTTCCTGAATGAGGTAGAGGATCCCGACCAGGCAGGCGATGGCAAAGGCTGCATTTCCCACAACCAGGGTCCCAATATGAAACGTCCGCCACAAGCTTGCAAAGAGTGGGGCAAGTTCAACAGGCGGCTTGG
It contains:
- a CDS encoding HAD-IA family hydrolase; the encoded protein is MEDLKVVIFDCDGVMFDSKEANEAYYNHILAHFGKAMMDTEQARYVHMNTASRSIAYLFSDDPRLEQAMAYRQELTYLPFISRMQMEPYLKSFLECLRPTYKTAIATNRSDTMNQVLVQHGLEEYFDLVVSSLDVKRPKPDPESLLKVLSHFGLSTHEAIYIGDSEIDELAAKAAGIPLVAYKNRDLLAAYYAEHFKDIEVLLGRRD
- the ccsB gene encoding c-type cytochrome biogenesis protein CcsB; this translates as MSLFSASTMACYIASSIGYQGYILFQKKYVYRLANIVLFIGFLCHTGAIALQYFEAGHVPVQNLHDALSAFGWAVAGVFLILQIKFHLMVLGALVAPLATLSVVIAALLPKPPVELAPLFASLWRTFHIGTLVVGNAAFAIACLVGILYLIQENTIKDKRRGFFFRRLPSLKLLDSVGYASLIVGFPMLTFGIITGVIYAQMVRGRFWSWDPKEIFAGITWLVYAALLHERLAVGWRGRRAAIMTIVGFVILIFTFFLFFWR
- a CDS encoding glutamyl-tRNA reductase encodes the protein MALRRHIVAIGLNHKTAPVEVRERLAFSSEDTAQILETMHQHHCVDEIALFSTCNRVEFLLATQDAPEAVEALKDFIAEFKDTPRHTFEQALYVYNGDEAVRHIFRVASSLDSMVVGEPQILGQIKDSYADACNYGTCGVILNRLMHKSFSVAKRVRTETGIGDHAVSISYAAVELGRKIFGELEGKAVLLLGAGEMAELAVEHLVNNRARPIFVANRTFERGLELAERFRGTAIRFEEIRNYLKEVDIVISSTGARQYVLVRNDFKGLMRARRNRPLFFIDIAVPRDIDPEINRINNVYVYDIDDLKSAIQENIEERQQEALRGERIVDAAVVQFRRWFRALDVVPTIVGLRDKMEEIRQKELKKTLSCLHSVSEKDRAAIDRLTTALVNKILHDPTVFLKQDGHKDMKSLRVDITRRLFNLDESDEKEPEPEA
- a CDS encoding helix-turn-helix transcriptional regulator codes for the protein MTNGKKPADAYRDFLEDIGDFSSETTEEVKPLEKGTKEEDQPASVGQRVRMVRNEKGMTTEDVGQRTGLSTKYLERIEADELSPPLGVLIKIGKALDMKLGRFISTGEVKPFTVVRKDERQIISRYTSAQGDQYGYTYESLAPDKKDRHMEPFMVTLVPSKAKKELSEHEGQEFIYVLQGAMEVILEDYTDVLNPGDSIYYDSTIPHLVRCHGDKETVILAVLYIKNG
- a CDS encoding ACP S-malonyltransferase — translated: MGLDMYQEYDFVREIFDMVDEVTKSHISRLCFKGPMEDLTMTVNLQPAVTAVNMACLAALEKEGIEPDLTAGHSLGEYSALRAAGVTSGEDTCKLVFKRGHLMHREATKHKGAMHAIVKLDIDTVRQIVDEAQEKGIVAVANHNTAQQIVITGAPDAVEYASELAAAHGGKGIPLKVSGAWHSELIRGAEEDFNAFIGKMPFDVPNTPVLFNVTADYESDPDGIKEIMSSQLCSPVRWYESMCKMQDENIEIFVEVGPKKVLSGLLRKIVPDTYPHEVYNVDGMKGLESFLKAVT